The Salvelinus namaycush isolate Seneca chromosome 28, SaNama_1.0, whole genome shotgun sequence genome contains a region encoding:
- the LOC120023735 gene encoding protein archease isoform X1 yields MDDRELDLTESQKATKSKYPAINKKYEYLDHTADVQLHSWGDSLEEAFEQCAMAMFGYMTDTETVEPIDTVEVESEGDDMESLLFHFLDDWLFKFSADLFFIPREVKVLHIDRMHFKIRSIGWGEEFNLVKHPQGTEVKAITYSAMQIHDIDKPEIFAIIDI; encoded by the exons ATGGATGATCGTGAGCTTGATCTCACCGAGTCACAGAAAGCTACCAAGTCGAAATACCCGGCGATCAACAAGAAGTATGAGT ATTTGGACCACACTGCTGATGTACA GCTCCACTCTTGGGGAGACTCGCTGGAGGAGGCCTTTGAGCAGTGTGCCATGGCAATGTTTGGGTATATGACAGATACAGAGACGGTGGAGCCCATTGACACAGTAGAAGTGGAGTCAGAAG GTGATGACATGGAATCTCTTCTCTTCCACTTCCTAGACGACTGGTTATTCAAATTCAGTGCAGATCTTTTCTTCATTCCCAGA GAGGTTAAAGTTTTGCACATTGACAGGATGCACTTCAAAATCCGCTCCATTGG GTGGGGAGAAGAGTTCAACTTGGTCAAGCATCCACAG GGGACAGAAGTGAAGGCCATCACTTACTCAGCCATGCAGATCCATGACATCGACAAGCCCGAGATCTTTGCCATCATTGACATCTGA
- the LOC120023735 gene encoding protein archease isoform X2 — protein sequence MDDRELDLTESQKATKSKYPAINKKYEYLDHTADVQLHSWGDSLEEAFEQCAMAMFGYMTDTETVEPIDTVEVESEGDDMESLLFHFLDDWLFKFSADLFFIPRVGRRVQLGQASTGDRSEGHHLLSHADP from the exons ATGGATGATCGTGAGCTTGATCTCACCGAGTCACAGAAAGCTACCAAGTCGAAATACCCGGCGATCAACAAGAAGTATGAGT ATTTGGACCACACTGCTGATGTACA GCTCCACTCTTGGGGAGACTCGCTGGAGGAGGCCTTTGAGCAGTGTGCCATGGCAATGTTTGGGTATATGACAGATACAGAGACGGTGGAGCCCATTGACACAGTAGAAGTGGAGTCAGAAG GTGATGACATGGAATCTCTTCTCTTCCACTTCCTAGACGACTGGTTATTCAAATTCAGTGCAGATCTTTTCTTCATTCCCAGA GTGGGGAGAAGAGTTCAACTTGGTCAAGCATCCACAG GGGACAGAAGTGAAGGCCATCACTTACTCAGCCATGCAGATCCATGA
- the LOC120023735 gene encoding protein archease isoform X3, with protein MCAEGPWFAPGARGRTKVKLLHPVGLSCICVITLMYVPRLHSWGDSLEEAFEQCAMAMFGYMTDTETVEPIDTVEVESEGDDMESLLFHFLDDWLFKFSADLFFIPRVGRRVQLGQASTGDRSEGHHLLSHADP; from the exons atgtgtgcagagggtccctggttcgcgcccggggcgaggggacggactaaagttaaactgttacacccaGTGGGTTTGTCTTGCATCTGTGTCATAACTCTTATGTATGTTCCTAGGCTCCACTCTTGGGGAGACTCGCTGGAGGAGGCCTTTGAGCAGTGTGCCATGGCAATGTTTGGGTATATGACAGATACAGAGACGGTGGAGCCCATTGACACAGTAGAAGTGGAGTCAGAAG GTGATGACATGGAATCTCTTCTCTTCCACTTCCTAGACGACTGGTTATTCAAATTCAGTGCAGATCTTTTCTTCATTCCCAGA GTGGGGAGAAGAGTTCAACTTGGTCAAGCATCCACAG GGGACAGAAGTGAAGGCCATCACTTACTCAGCCATGCAGATCCATGA
- the LOC120023734 gene encoding histone-binding protein RBBP4 — protein sequence MADKEAAFDDAVEERVINEEYKIWKKNTPFLYDLVMTHALEWPSLTAQWLPDVTRPEGKDFSVHRLVLGTHTSDEQNHLVIASVQLPNDDAQFDASHYDSEKGEFGGFGSVSGKIEIEIKINHEGEVNRARHMPQNPCIIATKTPTSDVLVFDYTKHPSKPDPSGECTPDLRLRGHQKEGYGLSWNPNLSGCLLSASDDHTICMWDISAVPKEGKVVDAKTIFTGHTAVVEDVSWHLLHESLFGSVADDQKLMIWDTRSNNTSKPSHAVDAHTAEVNCLSFNPYSEFILASGSADKTVALWDLRNLKLKLHSFESHKDEIFQVQWSPHNETILASSGTDRRLNVWDLSKIGEEQSPEDAEDGPPELLFIHGGHTAKISDFSWNPNEPWVICSVSEDNIMEVWQMAENIYNDEDPEGAADTEVQA from the exons ATGGCTGATAAAGAAG CAGCGTTTGATGATGCTGTGGAGGAGAGGGTGATAAATGAGGAGTACAAGATATGGAAGAAGAACACGCCCTTCCTCTATGACCTGGTGATGACCCACGCCCTGGAGTGGCCCAGCCTCACAGCACAGTGGCTGCCTGATGTCACCAG aCCTGAGGGGAAGGATTTCAGTGTACACAGGCTGGTTCTTGGCACACACACATCAGATGAACAGAATCACCTGGTCATTGCCAGCGTGCAACTGCCCAATGACGACGCGCAGTTTGATGCTTCTCACTATGATAGTGAGAAAGGCG AGTTTGGAGGCTTTGGCTCAGTCAGTGGTAAGATAGAGATTGAAATCAAGATAAACCATGAGGGAGAGGTGAACAGAGCCCGCCACATGCCCCAGAACCCCTGCATCATCGCCACCAAAACCCCAACCAGTGATGTGCTTGTCTTTGACTACACCAAACATCCCTCCAAACCAG ATCCATCTGGAGAGTGCACCCCAGATCTGCGTTTGAGGGGACACCAGAAGGAGGGTTACGGTCTCTCCTGGAACCCCAACCTGAGTGGCTGTCTTCTCAGCGCTTCTGATGACCAT ACGATCTGTATGTGGGACATCAGTGCAGTTCCTAAGGAGGGGAAGGTTGTGGACGCTAAGACCATCTTCACTGGACACACAGCTGTTGTGGAGGACGTTTCTTGGCATCTACTGCACGAGTCCCTCTTTGGATCTGTAGCTGACGACCAGAAACTCATGAT TTGGGACACGCGATCAAACAATACGTCGAAACCTAGCCATGCTGTGGACGCCCACACTGCAGAGGTCAACTGTCTGTCCTTCAACCCTTACAGCGAGTTCATCCTGGCCTCAGGCTCAGCAGACAAG ACGGTTGCTCTTTGGGACCTGAGGAACCTGAAACTGAAGCTGCATTCATTTGAGTCTCACAAAGATGAGATCTTTCAG GTCCAGTGGTCTCCTCATAATGAAACCATCTTGGCCTCCAGTGGCACAGACAGGCGACTCAACGTGTGGGACCTCAGTAAAATCGGAGAGGAGCAGTCGCCAGAGGATGCTGAGGATGGTCCACCTGAACTGCTGTTCATTCACGGTGGTCACACAGCTAAGATCTCCGACTTCTCGTGGAACCCCAACGAGCCCTGGGTCATCTGTTCGGTGTCTGAGGACAACATCATGGAAGTTTGGCAGATG GCTGAGAACATCTACAATGACGAGGACCCAGAGGGAGCAGCAGACACTGAGGTCCAGGCATGA